The nucleotide window AGAAGCACTGGGATTCCATGTAACTCCCCTAAAAAGCTTCCAGTTTCACTACTGTCAACTCTGTTTCGGTCAGCCTCATCAGCTGCCTCCGGGTTTACCTCGATAATCCCGCGAAGCAGCGGATTTAGGGTTTCGATTTGGTGAAGGTAAAAGTCGACTAATTTTCTTGCGGTGAGTTTGCCTTGAGCAAATGCTTGGTGGATTTCTTTAATGCTGGCTTCTTCAATCTTGAAAACCGAGCAGCCTTCCATCTTTGTTTTTCTGATTCATGATAATTAGTGGAGATTTATCATCAACCTCTACTCCCTTGCCATGTGCATAATTCGTATGAAGCTACCTTTGCTTGAAGTCTCAAACATAGAGCCGGTAGTCTTGGggattacttattattttaagCTTTAAGCCAGCTGTATTTGGTGCCCCAAGAAAATGTTGAAgtgtaatgtttttttttttttttggtaacaactGTAAAATATTACCATAACCACCAAAGAacatatacaaataaaagaGCACCTATTTCTGAAATAGAGAATAGGCctctaacaaaacaaaataccTAGTTACATAACAAATGCTGAATAAAGTGTCTACATTTATTTGCTCTCTTAGAACTACTAAGGAAGTGTAATCTTCACTGATTTCTTTCTTTATCTGTGTTACTGCCTCTTCCGTATGTACACGTATGTCTCTAAATCTCCTCCAATTCCTAGCACGCCAAGTGTGGTATATGATTGCTCCGCAGATAGCTGCCATGATCTCTTTTTTGAATTGCTTCCAACGATTCCCTTTTATGTTTTCCAGGACCTGTACAATACCAATATTATGCACTGGTACTTCTGTCCATTGTTGCATAGCTTGCCACACAGTTGATGTCCATTTGCAATCTTCAAAGAGATGAACATTAGTCTCCATTACTTTTTCCTCACATAAACAACATGCATTATCCTCCACATGAATCTGCAGTCTCAACTTTCTTTCCTGTGTGAGTAATCTTCCTTGAACTGCTAACCATGTCATGAATCTATGCTTTGGTATAGCCATTGAAGTGTAATGTTGACGGataggaaattaaaaaaaactttcattcaatttcatctttactATACCAGCTTGCAAacagaaaataaaattgtaatattgacattttgagaTGGCAAAAGTGTAATGTTGACAAGCTTATTGTGGGAAAATAAGAGGTATCAAATGAAGTTCCACCGTACGGAAAATTTCAAAGTAGTTCTTTATTTTCATACTGTAGCAATCAACAATGATTTTGGGAATCAGTAACATCAATAACATACGATTCCAAAATACTATGTAGACACAAGTATACGCCAACAACGTATTACTAAATAGAGAGTAATATAAACGTGATTAACTCAACTACAAATCAATTAAAAGTACACTAAGAAGtgaaattaatactaataatcACTTGCAAGGGTTGAACTTGCAAGTAGTTCTTCCATTTCCAGAATTAGCCCTCAAGAAATTCAAAGCTGTATGCATAACTTGTTGAGTTGATCCCATTAATGCCCAATTCATATGTTGAATAACACTCAATGGATGATAAGGAAATTGTACACTGTTATAAGAATTCAAAAGTGCAGTTGTCCCTTCTCTTAACAAAGTTTTATAAGGTTCTCCTCTGCCTTGCATTCCTTCCCATAATGTTATATCACTTCCATATTTTCTAGCAGCAATCAGCCCAAATACAACACCTACTTTCAAATCTGGATTTATTACTTTCCAGTAGCAGCGGTATTCTGGCATCATCCAACTCCTACAGGTAAAAAAAAcgtcacatttctatatttaaaataatgtaattttaacTTTGTGCCTAGTCAAAAGTTCTTGTTGTACAAATGTTGTCATTGTGTAACAAAATTGTACTAATTTCTTTATCTGATGTCAATATTTAAACAATGTTTTTAGCCCTGTTTGACTATGCTCCACCGACGCTGGGAAAAAATTTATAGCAACAAAAGTAGTTAAAGATGTGAGCAAATAATGGTCCAGATGTACAGACCCCATAAAGacaattcctttttaaagagaGTAGTTTAGCTATGCATTTACTGCTACAGTGTAAAAGATTTTGCATAACTGTGAATTTAAATGGTTGTAGTAAGGTGTCGTTTGGTAGTTGGTTTGGAGATCAATCATGCATGTATTAAATTCTGCACAAGTGATACCACATTTAGCAGCTAGTTAAGAGgtaaattattcatgtataaaattaatatgatgtTTGGTTTGCAATCTAACACCCGCATAACTAATCactgcataaaataatacataaattcccTTATAACTAATCAATATATTACTTATACCTGCATAACTTTAACCAACTACCAAAACGACCCCTAAAAGCGTTTTATATTTCATGTTACTAATCTCACTTTTTAACATATGAATATATCTTCTAGGTGACGTTATCAAGAAAATGTTAGACTTACTGATGTGGGCAAGCTGAAGCATCCAAATAGGGGAAATGAGGCATTGGGGGTAAAGGAGGCCATGAGGGTAAATGAGGCAATGAGGGAGTAGGTGGATATGGAAGTGTTGATGGTGGTGTAGCAGGGGAAACAGGGTTGGGGTGTGGCTGTGGGTATGAAAATTTTGGACAGAAAGACATTGGATCTGAAGGCTGAGAAATcaaaggatcaattgtgtacatATTCATATCAAACATCCTAAATATTAATCTTGGTGACTTTCCTGGTCCTCCTCCTGTCCCACATCCTCTTTTCCCTTGCTCATTACTGCTTGTAACCTGTGgaacaataataacaattacGCCTCAATCTCAAACAATCTGAGGTCGATCATATGAATCTTCATTCATAGTGTCACTTCATTTAAGCTCATCAGTCTCATGCTAATGTCATGACGAGTTGATTTCTCAGATGTTTAGTGTGTTGAAGTAAAATGGAATCAAGAAGaaaagtgactttctgagaaatCAACCGTCggtatagaaaaaaaaatgaagtactTTAGATAAACCTGTGCAACACAGCCACTCAAATCTGGATTTCCATCAAACTTCATGGCAAAATTTCCTAGCCAATTTGTTGTATCTTCTCCCCATGTTGTCATTTGTCCATTGTTGTCTGGGCACGCCATTGCTACATTTATTCCTGCACACAATTTGGCACTCAAAAACTTAAGTAACAATGCTAGTAAGAAGAGGATTCTTTTCGAGTCTAATCAAGATTCAAGACTGAAAAGGGAGCTTTGATGCAATGTAAAGAGTCTTTGTCATAGATTCAAACAGTGGAAAGTAACTCTTCCAGAAATGTAAGGTAAAACTACGTACAATAAACCCATTGCGATCCAACCCTTTCCCGATCCTATGCACAGCAGGAGCTTTATGCACTATGCTGCCCTTATAACCAAGATtttcaagattcaatttttcTGTTATAATCCAAGAATATCAAGAAGTAGGACAAAACATTGGataagaaatatcaaaaaaccCTGTCCATAACGGGAGCTTTGTGCACCATCCTGCCTTTTAATCAAGATTTTCAAGACTCGATTTTTCTGTTTTAATCAAGAAGCAGGACAAAACATTGGATAAGAAGTACCAAAAACAGAGTTGATTATAATGTCATATGGGAACTTAAGTAGTAATTAAATAGTTTTAGTTACCATTTAGAGGATAATCAAAGAGAGAGATTTGGCCATCTTTGCATTGGTCACAGAAGACAGTTCCAGAGACCATAGTATAACCATGAATTCCCCGAATGGCTGCTGCAACAATTAGAAAAGCTGTAAAGTAAAGTTTTTGTGACCAATCCATGATGTTCTTTTGAGTTCTGATGGCAAGAGAAATATGGAGTACTTAAGTAGTAGCCAGTAATGGGTTGGTTTCGACCCCAATCTTGAatgtgaacaaaaaaaaaaagtagggaaGGAATTTATGAAGCTTTGGTTACACAGCAACACTCAACTGTCTCAATTAAtgagttttttgaaaaattggcAAGTACTATTCcctccctctgtttcaaaatAAGTGTCGTTGTAGCTCATTTCATATCTATTTTAAAAGAATGTAAGGTATAGTTTACTAAATTACTCAATTTACTGTATTTTTCTTGAGATTTTAGAagtattacttatttaataCTCACAAGGATATAGTTTAAAACaactattgttatttttgtcttgatttttttaagCGATATTTATTTTGTGAGGGAGGCAGTATATTGGTACGGAAATTCATTTAAGATATGGTAAAAATCATTATGATCCAGCTTTTTATTGCAATCACCGACCTTTCTTATTTGCCATACTGCTTTATGTACAGATGGTACATAATTATAGACATAATTGCAAATTAAACTAGTAGTCTTTTAGAAACTTAGTTTCATGATCACTTAAATATCcttcaaattaatgtatccaTGTGTTTTAGGAACCATGAATATAATCGTTTTTAATTAAAGTGTCAATTTTAAAGATTCTTGATGACCCATTACAACTTAATTGTACAACTACTTTTGGATCAAGCGTTGAGGCATGTACGCAATAACAATTATTCTCTTTTAGGACTTTCGATCAAGCGTTGAGAAATGTGGATAGTTGTACTTTTAGGACTAAGTAAGACAGACATTGAgggaaaaatagaaataaagcTCCCATATTCTTTCTACAATACATCATTATTAAGCATTCGTTAAAAATTAAACCAAGAGTCATATGTCTCATGTGACAAGAATTGCTCAtaagaaaatgaattatttatttaattatacaaatgtgaAACGAAAGAAAGTTGCAATTACAGCTATGACTTTCAAATTGAGGAAACATAAAGTGTAAATATGCAATAATAATAGACAACATCTTGTTGAGAAATGCAGTTTCCAGTTGAACGTTGACAAACAGAGTAAAAAGCAGGTCCACTTTTGGGTTATAAAGGGATATCCGGTTGATGTGTGTGTGGTAATTATATAATAGTATCTCTTACGGTTGATGGTTAGTTGATTATCTAATTTTTCTTATCAAAATTGTTattacttttctcttcttttgttttaattaacaTACTATTTATTGTTTACtgttatttcttaaatttgattttttttcctataCCTAATTTgatactttcttttttagtctgtttcaaaagaatgatctttttccatttttggtaatattttaatttcagctttccacgtACCATTTTTAAGGCCACAAGACTAaagaacaattttgtatatttgacataactttaatttaggaccataAGATTCtgaagtcttttttattttcttaaactccgtatcAACTCAAACTAGGTCACTCtttttgaaatagagggagtataatATACTTGAGTTGAGGATCTATTAATAAAAGTAGGAAATAAGATTACATACATATcactctttaatttgatttccaTTTGTAAATTTACCGTGGTTGATGCATAACATATTAGAGAGCCGTCCGAGTCGTGTGGACTGTGGAGCATTCATGAATAACATTAGCTAAAGAAAACAATAACAATAGAACTACAAATGACACAATGATGTGCTGTCGTACCATGAAAATGTATTATGATTGATAATTAGAGACATTATTACTTAATAGTAATGTAATTAACGTGTCAACACATCGCAAAAGGACTAATCTATCTCTGAAGATAAAATGTGTAATCTGAAGATCGCCACGTATCTTGGATAATGAATGGACCTATTTCTTAGACTAAAGTTGTCCGCTTATTTTATAATTGTAAAATGACAAGGGAAATAGTTGACAATTACGTTTTAGTTCCAATATAGCTTTAGCTTTAGATGTTAGGTGAAATTGTTGCAAATAGTTCTTTAAGAAAATCGAAGTTACAGTTTCTTATCATAATGTCTTTTGATCTCTTGCCGACCAACTCGATACCAGGGAACACACAGCAAATGATCATGTTGTCCAAAGAATTTAAACTATAACACGCATTACTATTTTATTCTAACTTCTTTGATGTGTTACTCGAactaaaaacatttcaaaaacaGATAATATGCATATAATCTATTATCCGAtgaaatattgatatataagcaaattatttttttgtactaaccATGATATGTTATTAAAAGAAAGCTCATATAAAGCATAACCCACTAGAGACAAAACGTTagtatttcttaaatttaaagtCTAGAAGAAGCAGAGTGAGGAGATGAGAGTTCAATAAAGAAGAATCTTCATTCCAGTTAGAACTTAGAACATCTATTTTATACTAACAAGAACAGAACATGATAAGAATCACGGAAAAagtccaaaaataaattaagagtgatcatcaaaaatcaaaatctatCATCTTTAACAGTCTTTATCCCCTTTGTGTTCCACACCCTAAGAATGATGCTTAAGAACAAACAATTCTAAATTGAGTCaacagaaaaaagaacaaacatAAATAGCAAAATGATAATGTTGGTGTAGGTACACAGAAAACAAAACACTAAGAATAACAAGTTCTATCAAAATTGCCTCAATGCTTCGCATCACATGAATCTATTTCAAACTCTGAAGGAAACATAGCTCATAAACTTTTACTTCCTTTGGCATCATATTTGTGGTTCACCACCAGATTCAGCAGTTTCCTTTACAGTTTCTTCAACAGCCCCGTTTACAGTTTCCTCAGCACTACAACAAAACATTACAAAAATGAGTGTCAGGAACCATGTCATTTAGGTACAAGACTGGTGCACAATCAGCAAAGTATGTAAAACTCAAAGCTGCGGCTCAAACAAAACAGAGGAACAAGAGAGAAAGTTCCCCCATCCACAGCATAATCGACCCAATCCTATCTGACTCCAAGTTGACTCCTTGCCAGAAAATGCACTAACCAGAAGCAAGAATCAGCACATCAAGCATTTTAAAGCCTCATTCTTTTCACAAGTTAGTTAGAGTTTGTACAAAATCATTTGTATACATTTTGCATCCAAACCCCCACTTTATTACCCTAAATTAGGAGGAAATGCATCGAATACAAATGTTCCTCTGAGGCCAATACATGGGAAAAAGGGGAAGGCAGCTTTTTACTGCATTGCTCGACACCAAGGTGGTTCACTAAGTCCTACCAATGAGTGTCAGGTCCAAGAGCTGGTTAATAATCATTCAATATCAAGCAAGCAGATAAAAAACTAGTGTCATCAATGGCTTTACAACTACACTTGGACTATGTGAATACACGACTACATCATACTTGGTACACACCATGCTCTAGCATATGGGAGTATAGGGAGTTAGA belongs to Solanum stenotomum isolate F172 chromosome 1, ASM1918654v1, whole genome shotgun sequence and includes:
- the LOC125842541 gene encoding uncharacterized protein LOC125842541 codes for the protein MDWSQKLYFTAFLIVAAAIRGIHGYTMVSGTVFCDQCKDGQISLFDYPLNGINVAMACPDNNGQMTTWGEDTTNWLGNFAMKFDGNPDLSGCVAQVTSSNEQGKRGCGTGGGPGKSPRLIFRMFDMNMYTIDPLISQPSDPMSFCPKFSYPQPHPNPVSPATPPSTLPYPPTPSLPHLPSWPPLPPMPHFPYLDASACPHQSWMMPEYRCYWKVINPDLKVGVVFGLIAARKYGSDITLWEGMQGRGEPYKTLLREGTTALLNSYNSVQFPYHPLSVIQHMNWALMGSTQQVMHTALNFLRANSGNGRTTCKFNPCK
- the LOC125844658 gene encoding uncharacterized protein LOC125844658, with translation MAIPKHRFMTWLAVQGRLLTQERKLRLQIHVEDNACCLCEEKVMETNVHLFEDCKWTSTVWQAMQQWTEVPVHNIGIVQVLENIKGNRWKQFKKEIMAAICGAIIYHTWRARNWRRFRDIRVHTEEAVTQIKKEISEDYTSLVVLREQINVDTLFSICYVTRYFVLLEAYSLFQK